From a single Pasteurella atlantica genomic region:
- the thiP gene encoding thiamine/thiamine pyrophosphate ABC transporter permease ThiP, translating to MLRYFTTSSAWLIYILILFLYGISFYAFISHSNENTFWSVSESLKIIKYSIIQAGLSAVLATFLGILLARSFFYLNFKGKGFLYRLISFVWSLPSLVVIFAVVGIWGHSGWVAQLLDYSGIQWSFSIYGLQGILIAHLLLNIPLVTKYTLEGLQLISENQFKLASQLRLTGWNYFKIVELPHLKGILPYAFSNVFLLCFTSFPIVLMLGGSPKYSTLEVAIYQAVTFEFDFTKAIMLIGVQLVIGVFLQLIMDITTRYAFSSKIITHPTQYWLPKPLGWSKLFLQAVLFLQIFAIIVPLMSIVWEAVIVSNFIGKLLNPALWIAFGYSLSISIIASISVITITYLLILETRQLAFHHKKLAQSLLAGVTTYPLILPVFLLAVGLFLFFMETELSTSQLLLIVGLCNGLVLLPYIYRLLFSPMYQAFARYNNLAQTLNLKGVNRWWIVEKPYLIRPLINAFAFAMSASLGSFSIIAFFGTPDFSSLPYLLYQQLGSYHTEDAAVTALVLMLCALLPFLCIKEKRIIND from the coding sequence ATGTTACGCTATTTTACAACATCTTCTGCTTGGCTCATTTATATTCTGATCTTATTCTTATATGGTATCAGCTTTTATGCTTTTATCTCTCATAGTAATGAAAATACCTTTTGGTCAGTCTCAGAAAGTTTAAAAATTATAAAATATAGTATTATTCAAGCTGGATTATCTGCTGTACTTGCAACTTTTCTTGGTATTTTATTAGCTCGCTCCTTTTTCTATTTGAATTTTAAAGGTAAAGGTTTTCTATATAGACTCATCAGTTTTGTCTGGTCACTTCCTTCCCTTGTTGTTATTTTTGCCGTCGTGGGGATATGGGGGCATTCTGGCTGGGTTGCACAACTCCTTGATTATTCGGGAATACAATGGTCATTTTCTATTTATGGATTACAGGGTATTTTAATTGCTCATTTACTGCTCAACATTCCTCTGGTAACAAAATATACCCTTGAAGGTTTACAACTCATTTCTGAAAATCAATTTAAGCTCGCCTCTCAACTAAGATTAACAGGTTGGAATTATTTTAAAATTGTAGAATTACCTCACTTAAAAGGCATTTTACCCTATGCCTTTAGTAATGTTTTTTTGCTCTGTTTTACTAGCTTTCCAATTGTGTTGATGCTTGGTGGTAGCCCCAAATACAGCACTTTAGAAGTCGCCATTTACCAAGCGGTCACTTTTGAATTTGATTTTACAAAAGCAATAATGCTTATTGGGGTTCAGCTTGTTATAGGCGTATTTTTACAACTTATAATGGATATCACCACACGCTACGCTTTTTCATCCAAAATTATTACTCACCCTACGCAATACTGGTTACCAAAGCCATTGGGTTGGTCTAAATTATTTTTACAAGCGGTATTATTTTTGCAAATTTTTGCAATAATCGTACCGCTTATGAGCATAGTATGGGAAGCTGTTATCGTATCTAATTTTATAGGAAAATTACTTAATCCTGCGTTATGGATTGCATTTGGCTACTCTTTATCTATTAGCATCATCGCCTCAATTAGTGTGATTACGATTACTTATTTATTAATTTTAGAAACGCGTCAATTAGCTTTTCATCATAAAAAATTGGCTCAAAGTTTACTTGCAGGTGTCACAACTTATCCGCTTATTTTACCTGTGTTTTTACTTGCTGTTGGTCTGTTTTTATTTTTTATGGAAACAGAATTGTCTACTTCTCAGCTATTATTAATTGTTGGTTTGTGTAATGGTTTAGTACTCCTACCCTATATCTATCGGCTACTCTTTTCACCAATGTATCAAGCTTTCGCTCGTTACAATAATCTGGCTCAAACCTTGAATTTGAAAGGAGTCAATCGTTGGTGGATTGTAGAGAAGCCTTATTTAATTCGACCGCTTATCAATGCGTTTGCCTTTGCAATGTCTGCCAGTTTAGGCAGTTTTTCTATTATTGCATTTTTTGGTACACCTGATTTTAGTTCACTCCCCTACTTGCTTTATCAACAACTTGGCAGTTATCATACTGAAGATGCTGCGGTGACCGCTTTAGTACTAATGTTATGTGCTTTGTTACCTTTTTTATGTATTAAAGAAAAGAGAATTATTAATGATTAA
- the ptsI gene encoding phosphoenolpyruvate-protein phosphotransferase PtsI, which translates to MISGIAASPGVVFGKALVLKEEPIVLNSHKILADQVEAEKAKFFEGRDKAAAQLIAIKEKAKQTLGEEKEAIFEGHLMILEDEELEEEILAYLEENLVTADVATSKIIDMQVSMLADLDDEYLKERAGDISDIGNRLLRNILGMTIVDLGDIHEEVILVAYDLTPSETAQLNLDKVLGFVTDIGGRTSHTSIMARSLELPAIVGTNNITSLVKTGDMLILDAENNVVHINPENELIEQFKALKEKVEQEKVELAKLKDLPAETLDGHHIEVASNIGTIRDVDGALRNGSEAIGLYRTEFLFMDRSALPTEEEQFEAYKEIVQAMDGKRVILRTMDIGGDKELPYMDFPKEMNPFLGWRAVRIGLTDEYSHILKDQLRAVLRASAFGKLAVMFPMVISVEEIRMLKGLIEEFKAELRTENVAFDENLEIGVMVETPSAAINARHLAKEVDFFSIGTNDLTQYLLAVDRGNEYIAHLYNPLAPSVLNVIKQIIDASHKEGKWTGMCGELAGDERAAALLLGMGLDEFSMSAISVPRIKKLVRNMNYAEAKILADKALACPTAQEIEQLVDSFYEKLN; encoded by the coding sequence ATGATTTCAGGTATCGCTGCCTCTCCAGGTGTTGTATTTGGTAAAGCACTTGTCTTAAAAGAAGAACCTATTGTTCTTAACTCTCATAAAATTTTAGCGGATCAAGTTGAAGCGGAAAAAGCGAAGTTTTTCGAAGGTCGTGACAAAGCCGCCGCTCAATTAATTGCAATTAAAGAAAAAGCAAAACAAACGCTTGGCGAAGAGAAAGAAGCTATTTTTGAAGGTCATTTAATGATCTTAGAAGATGAAGAGCTTGAAGAAGAAATTTTAGCTTATTTAGAGGAAAATCTTGTTACTGCGGATGTCGCAACAAGTAAAATTATTGATATGCAAGTTTCAATGCTTGCTGATTTAGATGATGAATATCTAAAAGAGCGTGCAGGTGACATCAGCGATATTGGTAACCGTCTGTTACGCAATATTTTGGGTATGACAATTGTTGATTTGGGAGATATTCACGAAGAAGTCATTCTTGTTGCTTATGATTTAACACCTTCTGAAACAGCCCAGCTAAACCTTGATAAAGTACTTGGTTTTGTCACTGATATTGGTGGACGTACTTCTCATACCTCTATTATGGCTCGTTCATTAGAGTTACCTGCCATTGTAGGAACCAATAATATTACGTCTCTGGTAAAAACTGGAGATATGTTAATTCTTGATGCAGAAAATAATGTGGTTCATATTAATCCTGAAAATGAATTAATTGAGCAATTTAAGGCATTAAAAGAAAAAGTTGAGCAAGAAAAAGTAGAGTTAGCAAAACTAAAAGACTTACCTGCTGAAACCTTAGATGGTCATCATATTGAAGTCGCATCAAATATTGGGACAATTCGTGATGTTGATGGTGCGTTACGTAACGGTTCCGAGGCTATTGGTTTATATCGTACAGAATTTTTATTTATGGATCGTTCTGCTCTTCCAACAGAAGAAGAGCAATTTGAAGCCTATAAAGAAATTGTACAAGCAATGGATGGTAAACGTGTTATTTTACGTACAATGGATATTGGTGGTGATAAAGAATTACCTTATATGGACTTCCCTAAAGAAATGAATCCATTTTTAGGCTGGCGTGCTGTTCGTATAGGTTTGACTGATGAATATAGCCATATTTTAAAAGATCAATTACGAGCAGTATTACGTGCTTCAGCATTTGGGAAACTTGCAGTAATGTTCCCAATGGTTATTTCAGTAGAAGAAATTCGTATGTTGAAAGGCTTAATTGAAGAGTTTAAAGCTGAATTACGTACTGAGAATGTGGCTTTTGATGAAAACCTTGAAATTGGTGTAATGGTTGAAACGCCATCTGCGGCAATCAATGCTCGTCATTTAGCGAAAGAAGTGGATTTCTTTAGTATTGGAACCAATGACTTAACCCAGTATCTCTTAGCGGTGGATCGTGGAAATGAATATATCGCTCATCTTTATAATCCATTAGCCCCGTCAGTTTTAAATGTAATCAAGCAAATTATTGATGCGTCACATAAAGAAGGTAAGTGGACAGGTATGTGTGGTGAGCTTGCTGGAGATGAACGTGCTGCAGCATTATTATTGGGTATGGGATTAGATGAATTTAGTATGAGTGCAATTTCAGTTCCTCGTATTAAAAAATTGGTACGTAATATGAATTATGCAGAGGCAAAAATATTAGCCGATAAAGCATTAGCTTGTCCAACAGCCCAAGAGATTGAACAACTAGTGGATAGTTTTTACGAAAAATTAAACTAA
- the fabD gene encoding ACP S-malonyltransferase, with the protein MTNFAMVFPGQGSQSIGMLSELATQFTIVEETFKEASQVLGYDLWDLVQNGSAEQLNETHRTQPALLTSSVAIYRVWQQQYPDLKPSVMAGHSLGEYSALVCAGVIPFKEAVKLVELRGQFMQQAVPTGTGAMYAIIGLDNETIIKACEQAQSQANAGEVVSAVNFNSVGQVVIAGSKDAVEKAAELCKEAGAKRTLPLAVSVPSHCALMKPAADKLAEELVKIEFSAPQIPVINNVNVAVETNVASIRLALIEQLYSPVRWTETVEKMAEQGVETLYEIGAGKVLTGLTKRIVKTLNAQAVNDIASLEAVKK; encoded by the coding sequence ATGACAAATTTTGCAATGGTTTTTCCTGGTCAAGGTTCACAATCAATTGGGATGTTAAGTGAACTTGCAACCCAATTTACAATCGTAGAAGAGACCTTTAAAGAAGCGTCACAAGTATTGGGTTATGATTTATGGGATTTAGTTCAAAACGGTTCAGCAGAACAATTAAATGAAACACATCGTACTCAACCCGCACTGTTAACGAGTTCTGTGGCGATTTATCGTGTATGGCAACAACAATATCCAGATTTGAAACCAAGTGTAATGGCAGGGCATAGTTTAGGGGAATATTCCGCTTTAGTGTGTGCGGGCGTTATTCCTTTTAAAGAGGCGGTGAAATTGGTGGAATTGCGTGGTCAATTTATGCAACAAGCGGTACCTACAGGAACAGGGGCAATGTATGCAATCATTGGTTTAGATAATGAAACGATTATTAAAGCTTGTGAGCAGGCTCAAAGTCAAGCAAATGCAGGTGAAGTGGTATCTGCGGTAAACTTTAATTCTGTTGGACAAGTGGTGATTGCAGGTTCTAAAGATGCAGTAGAAAAAGCGGCTGAATTATGTAAAGAAGCAGGGGCAAAACGCACGTTACCTTTAGCCGTAAGCGTGCCCTCACATTGTGCATTGATGAAACCAGCAGCAGATAAACTGGCAGAAGAATTAGTTAAAATTGAATTTTCAGCTCCGCAAATTCCCGTTATCAATAATGTAAATGTGGCGGTTGAAACTAATGTGGCGAGTATTCGTTTAGCGTTAATTGAACAACTTTATAGCCCTGTTCGTTGGACGGAAACTGTGGAAAAAATGGCAGAGCAAGGTGTGGAAACACTTTATGAAATTGGTGCTGGCAAAGTATTGACAGGTTTAACCAAACGTATTGTGAAAACCTTAAATGCTCAAGCTGTGAATGATATTGCTTCATTAGAAGCAGTTAAAAAATAA
- the crr gene encoding PTS glucose transporter subunit IIA yields the protein MGFLDKLFGSKKTESKEVKIYAPLTGEIVSLEDVPDVVFSEKIVGDGVAIRPTGDTLVAPVNGTIGKIFETNHAFSIESEDGVELFVHFGVDTVELKSEGFTRIAAEGQKVKVGDPIIKFDLALLEEKAKSVLTPVVISNMDEISNLVKKSGDVVEGKTVVLTLTK from the coding sequence ATGGGTTTTTTAGATAAGTTATTTGGTTCAAAAAAAACAGAATCCAAAGAAGTAAAAATTTATGCACCACTTACTGGTGAAATCGTCAGTCTTGAAGATGTGCCTGATGTGGTTTTCTCTGAAAAAATAGTCGGTGACGGTGTTGCAATTCGTCCAACAGGGGATACGTTAGTTGCACCAGTAAACGGTACCATTGGTAAAATTTTTGAAACTAATCACGCATTCTCTATTGAATCAGAAGATGGTGTTGAGTTGTTTGTCCATTTTGGTGTAGATACTGTTGAGTTAAAAAGTGAAGGTTTTACTCGTATTGCAGCTGAAGGGCAAAAAGTGAAAGTAGGTGATCCTATTATTAAATTTGATTTAGCACTACTTGAAGAAAAAGCAAAATCAGTATTAACACCAGTTGTGATTTCAAATATGGATGAAATCAGCAATTTAGTGAAAAAATCAGGTGATGTCGTTGAAGGTAAAACAGTTGTTTTAACGTTAACTAAATAA
- the fabG gene encoding 3-oxoacyl-ACP reductase FabG: MTKKIALVTGATRGIGRAIAQELVTKGNFVIGTATSENGAKTISDYLGESGKGLVLNVADVESIEAVLKQIKTEFGDIDVLVNNAGITRDNLLMRMKEDEWFDIMQTNLTSVFRLSKAVLRAMMKKRFGRIITIGSVVGSMGNPGQTNYCAAKAGLVGFSKSLAKEVAARGITVNVVAPGFIATDMTEELNEDQKNAILSQIPAGQLGQAQDIAKAVAFLASEDAAYITGETLNVNGGLYMS, translated from the coding sequence ATGACAAAAAAAATTGCATTAGTCACAGGCGCGACTCGTGGTATTGGGCGAGCAATTGCACAAGAATTAGTGACCAAAGGGAATTTTGTTATTGGTACTGCTACTTCTGAAAATGGGGCAAAGACTATTTCTGATTACTTAGGTGAAAGCGGTAAAGGTTTAGTACTAAATGTGGCAGATGTTGAATCTATCGAAGCCGTTTTAAAACAAATTAAAACTGAATTTGGTGATATTGATGTATTAGTCAATAATGCAGGTATCACGCGTGATAATCTGTTGATGCGAATGAAAGAGGATGAGTGGTTTGATATTATGCAAACAAACTTAACGTCGGTATTCCGTTTATCAAAAGCTGTATTGCGAGCAATGATGAAAAAACGTTTTGGACGTATTATTACTATTGGTTCGGTAGTTGGTTCAATGGGAAATCCAGGTCAAACTAACTATTGTGCAGCAAAAGCAGGTTTAGTAGGTTTTTCAAAATCTTTAGCTAAAGAAGTGGCGGCTCGTGGTATTACGGTTAATGTGGTTGCACCAGGTTTTATTGCGACAGATATGACCGAAGAGCTAAATGAAGATCAGAAAAATGCTATTTTAAGCCAAATTCCAGCAGGTCAATTAGGGCAGGCACAGGATATTGCTAAAGCGGTGGCGTTTTTGGCTTCTGAAGATGCCGCTTACATTACAGGGGAAACCTTGAATGTTAACGGTGGATTATATATGAGCTAA
- a CDS encoding HPr family phosphocarrier protein, whose translation MYSKDVKIVGANGLHTRPAAEFVKAAKGFESKIEVTVAGKSASAKSLFKLQTLGLTQGTVITISAEGEDEQKAVDFLVELVPTLE comes from the coding sequence ATGTATTCAAAAGATGTAAAAATCGTTGGTGCTAATGGTTTGCACACTCGTCCAGCTGCTGAATTTGTAAAAGCGGCAAAAGGTTTCGAGTCAAAAATTGAAGTGACAGTTGCAGGTAAAAGTGCAAGTGCAAAAAGTTTATTTAAACTTCAAACATTAGGATTAACGCAAGGAACCGTTATTACTATTTCTGCTGAAGGTGAAGATGAACAAAAAGCAGTAGATTTCTTAGTAGAACTTGTCCCTACTTTAGAATAA
- the tilS gene encoding tRNA lysidine(34) synthetase TilS, giving the protein MVSQFQQKLQQLITPSQKLLVALSGGVDSVVLLDLLCKTQDKSTLRAIYIHHGLSKNADDWADFCQQLCDQYGIELVIKKVTVDATKNIENSARAARYQAIREIISSDEMLVAAHHLDDQTETFFLALKRGNGLKGLSAMQEVSYSHHFPLLRPLLAFSKQELTAYAKENRLKWIEDESNFNTDFDRNFLRQEVLPLLNQRWKQFPRMVSRSAKHCENQQLLLEELLNDELHKVANFAKKSLNVTAFSHFSILKQQQLLRLWLEKCDVIIPSVAQLAQLTNFIHISADKNPQLKLGKHIIRRYQSQLFITTELVDIPPFSEYLAPNKGIRLPHNLAEITHFGDHLFCKFSQRSDRYLLPQELANQTLEIKLGCVGKVKIRNKPQREEMKKIWQQHQIPTWLRSRTPVVFFEDQFLMVLQ; this is encoded by the coding sequence ATGGTTTCTCAATTTCAACAAAAATTGCAACAATTAATCACACCATCACAAAAGTTACTTGTAGCCTTAAGTGGTGGTGTGGATTCTGTTGTTTTGTTAGATTTACTTTGTAAAACTCAAGATAAATCAACATTGAGAGCCATTTATATTCATCACGGTTTAAGCAAAAATGCAGACGATTGGGCGGATTTTTGTCAGCAACTTTGCGATCAATATGGTATTGAATTAGTTATCAAAAAAGTTACCGTTGATGCGACAAAAAACATTGAAAATAGTGCCAGAGCAGCACGTTATCAAGCCATTAGGGAAATAATTTCAAGTGATGAGATGTTGGTAGCGGCACATCACTTAGATGATCAAACAGAAACCTTTTTTCTTGCATTAAAACGAGGCAATGGTTTAAAAGGATTATCTGCAATGCAGGAAGTTAGCTATTCACATCATTTCCCATTATTGCGTCCTTTACTTGCATTTTCTAAGCAGGAACTAACCGCTTATGCTAAAGAAAATCGTCTTAAGTGGATTGAAGATGAAAGTAATTTTAATACTGATTTTGATCGTAATTTTTTACGTCAAGAGGTTTTACCATTATTAAATCAACGCTGGAAACAGTTCCCCAGAATGGTGTCTCGTAGTGCGAAACATTGCGAAAACCAGCAATTACTCTTAGAAGAATTATTAAATGATGAGTTGCATAAAGTCGCAAATTTTGCAAAAAAATCATTAAATGTGACCGCTTTCTCTCACTTTTCAATACTTAAACAGCAACAGTTATTACGGTTGTGGTTAGAAAAATGTGATGTGATAATCCCTAGTGTGGCTCAATTAGCGCAATTAACGAATTTTATTCATATATCAGCAGATAAAAATCCACAATTAAAATTAGGTAAGCATATTATTCGCCGTTATCAATCACAGCTTTTTATTACTACCGAATTAGTGGATATTCCCCCTTTTTCAGAATACCTTGCTCCTAATAAGGGAATTAGGTTGCCCCATAACCTTGCAGAAATTACTCATTTTGGGGATCATCTTTTTTGTAAATTTTCACAACGAAGTGACCGCTATCTATTGCCTCAAGAATTGGCTAATCAAACACTAGAAATAAAATTAGGTTGTGTCGGTAAAGTAAAAATACGTAATAAACCACAACGTGAAGAGATGAAAAAAATTTGGCAACAACATCAAATTCCTACTTGGCTACGTTCTCGTACTCCTGTTGTTTTTTTTGAAGATCAATTCTTAATGGTGTTGCAATAA
- the asd gene encoding archaetidylserine decarboxylase (Phosphatidylserine decarboxylase is synthesized as a single chain precursor. Generation of the pyruvoyl active site from a Ser is coupled to cleavage of a Gly-Ser bond between the larger (beta) and smaller (alpha chains). It is an integral membrane protein.), protein MNYQSYPAPSYLQKLKIAVHYILPQLALTQVAGWFAEKKWGVVTHTIINVFAKFYKVNLSEAEKEKPQDYASFNEFFIRPLKANARPIVEQKNALCFPADGKVSQLGQIKDNQLLQAKGHHFTLETLLANDEGLVEKFRNGQFITTYLSPTDYHRVHMPCDGVLRKMIYVPGELFSVNPFLANHIPDLFARNERVICEFDTEFGSMVQILVGATITASMSTVWAGVINPPRSKEVKVWEYSAEGEEAISLKKGQEMGAFRLGSTVINLFPPSKVELDSSLVEGSGTKMGEKLGIQL, encoded by the coding sequence ATGAATTACCAATCTTATCCAGCACCAAGTTATTTACAAAAATTAAAAATTGCAGTGCATTATATATTGCCACAGCTTGCTTTAACCCAAGTTGCAGGTTGGTTTGCAGAAAAAAAATGGGGAGTGGTCACTCATACGATTATTAATGTATTTGCGAAATTTTATAAAGTGAATTTATCAGAAGCAGAAAAAGAAAAACCACAAGATTACGCTTCTTTTAACGAATTTTTTATTCGTCCACTGAAAGCAAATGCCCGTCCTATCGTTGAACAGAAAAACGCTCTTTGTTTCCCAGCTGACGGTAAAGTAAGCCAATTAGGACAGATTAAAGATAATCAATTGCTTCAAGCAAAAGGGCATCACTTTACTTTAGAAACCTTACTTGCCAATGATGAGGGGCTAGTTGAAAAATTCCGAAATGGACAATTTATTACCACCTATTTATCACCAACAGATTACCATCGTGTACATATGCCTTGTGACGGTGTATTACGTAAAATGATTTATGTACCGGGTGAGCTTTTTTCTGTTAATCCATTTTTAGCAAACCATATCCCTGATTTATTTGCTCGTAATGAACGTGTCATTTGTGAATTTGATACTGAATTTGGTTCAATGGTACAAATTTTGGTGGGAGCGACTATTACAGCGAGTATGAGTACCGTTTGGGCTGGTGTAATTAATCCACCACGTTCAAAAGAAGTAAAAGTATGGGAATATTCAGCAGAAGGTGAAGAAGCTATTTCATTGAAAAAAGGACAAGAAATGGGTGCTTTCCGTTTAGGTTCTACGGTGATCAACTTATTCCCACCAAGTAAAGTTGAATTAGATAGTTCACTTGTTGAAGGAAGTGGAACAAAAATGGGTGAGAAGCTCGGTATTCAATTATAA
- the lysA gene encoding diaminopimelate decarboxylase: MNFQDLYAVAEEFGAPIFVYDAHKIISQYQRLTNAFSNVPKLRVHYAVKALSNISILALLKKLGSCVDTVSIGEVKLALKAGFEPQQIIFTPNGVSLLEIETVAQYGVQINIDNLSMLEEFGEKYPAIPVCVRINPHIMAGGNSNISVGHIDSKFGISIHQLPLILRIVENTGMRINGIHMHTGSDILDIEVFLQAAEILFDTAMQFADLEFIDFGSGFKVPYKKDDIETDIELLGEELGARFNKFCTEYGRELTLAFEPGKFLVSESGYFLAKVNTIKQTTSTIFAQIDSGFNHLIRPMLYGAYHHITNISNVDGKLRFYSVVGYICETDTFASNRRIAEIKQEDILCFHNAGAYCFMMSNNYNSRLRPAEVLWHNGKGHLIREQETFEDLVLHQKRVEIDI, translated from the coding sequence ATGAATTTTCAAGATTTATACGCAGTTGCAGAGGAGTTTGGTGCTCCTATTTTTGTGTATGATGCACACAAAATCATTTCACAATATCAACGATTAACTAATGCGTTTTCTAATGTCCCAAAATTAAGGGTGCATTATGCAGTTAAAGCACTTTCTAATATATCCATTTTAGCGTTACTTAAAAAATTAGGTAGTTGTGTTGATACAGTCTCTATTGGAGAGGTCAAATTAGCCCTTAAAGCAGGGTTTGAACCTCAGCAGATTATATTTACACCCAATGGCGTTTCTTTATTAGAGATTGAAACTGTTGCACAGTATGGGGTACAAATTAATATTGATAATTTGAGTATGCTTGAAGAATTTGGCGAAAAATATCCAGCCATTCCTGTTTGTGTCCGTATTAATCCACATATTATGGCAGGAGGAAATTCTAATATTTCAGTGGGGCATATTGATTCAAAATTTGGCATTAGTATTCACCAGTTACCCCTTATTTTACGTATTGTTGAAAATACAGGAATGCGAATTAATGGCATACATATGCACACGGGGTCAGATATTTTAGATATTGAAGTTTTTTTACAAGCTGCAGAAATTTTATTTGATACAGCAATGCAATTTGCTGATTTAGAATTTATCGATTTTGGTAGTGGTTTTAAAGTGCCTTATAAGAAAGATGATATTGAAACGGATATTGAACTTTTAGGGGAAGAGCTTGGTGCTAGATTTAATAAATTTTGTACTGAGTATGGACGAGAATTAACACTTGCTTTTGAACCCGGTAAATTTTTGGTGAGTGAGTCTGGATATTTCCTCGCGAAGGTAAATACGATTAAGCAAACGACATCCACAATTTTTGCACAAATCGATAGTGGTTTTAACCATCTTATACGCCCAATGCTCTATGGTGCGTATCATCATATAACAAATATTTCTAATGTTGATGGGAAACTAAGATTTTATTCGGTAGTGGGCTATATTTGTGAAACGGATACTTTTGCGTCTAATCGCCGTATTGCAGAGATCAAGCAAGAGGATATTTTGTGTTTTCATAATGCAGGTGCATATTGTTTTATGATGTCTAATAATTATAATTCACGTTTACGTCCAGCAGAAGTGTTATGGCACAATGGTAAAGGACATCTTATTCGTGAGCAGGAAACTTTTGAGGATTTGGTTCTTCATCAAAAAAGGGTAGAAATAGATATTTAG